CCTGGGCTGTTCAGGGTAGCGGAGGGAGTCTTTTTTCATTTTGCAAGCCTCAGGGCTCCGAGAACTGGAATCTCTCGGGAGTGCTTTCTTCCGAGAACCTGGTCTTCGGCTATCAAAACCACTGGCTTGACGGTGAATCGCTGACGGACTACACGCTCGGCTTCAGTTTTGGTGACCGCGATCTTGCCTTCGGTTTCTCCCAAACCTGGATGGGGGACAAGAGCGAGAGCCAAAACAATCTCGGAGTCATCAAGAGGGATCGCCTCTATTCCATCGGTCTCTCCGGCAACTGGACGGGGGACTTTGAGAATCCCGTCTACCAGGCCGATCTTGGAATTCGCCCCTTTGGTCCCCGCCTGACCCTCTTTGCCGAGGCGAGCTCCACCGAAGATCCCGACTCGTTGACCCACGCCTTTGGCGCAGAAGCTTTCGTCTTTCCAGGTGTCGCCCTTGCGGCCAAAAGATGGGACGATGGCAAGATCAGCCTGGGACTGAAACTGAGCTCCGAAAAGGGTCGCCTCGGCGCCGTTCAGTTCATGGATGAAGATGGAGAGTCCACGCACACGGCCTATGTCATGGAGTCGGGACGCCGGGGAAGTCACTACAGGGTTCCCGAAAAAGGCTCTGCCTACCCTGAGCTTCATTTGAAGGGCGGCTTTGCCTATCGCCGCTACGAGTTCTTTGACAAGGGCCGCACCTTTTTCGGCACTCTTCGCCAAATCAACCGTTATGCGGAGAACCCGAATGTCAAGGGCCTGGTCATCAATGCCTCCGGTTTCGGGACTTCTCCTGAACAGATTCTGGAGCTTCGCGACCAGTTGGCGGGATTCCGGGCAGAGGGGAAGAAAGTCATCGTCTATGTGGATCGGGCTTCCCTCTTCGGCTACATGTTTGCGAGCGTTGCCGACCAGATCTGGATTGACCCGGAGGGCGGTCTCGACCTGAGGGGACTGGCCTTTACTTCGACCTACATGAAGGAAACCCTGGACAAGGCTGGAGTTGGTATTCAGGAGTTCCGCTACTTCAGGTACAAGTCAGCGCTGGAAATTCTGGCTCGCTATGAGCCGAGCGAGGGGCAAACCGAGCAGAGTGATGCACTGCTGGAAGATCTCTATGAAACAGCGGTGGGGCTTTCGCTGGAAGCCCGAGGTGTTGATCGTGAAACCTGGGACCGCATGGTGGAAGAGTTGGGAGATCTGAGCCCGAAGGAAGCCCTGGCCGAAGGCCTCGTGGATTCCATTGGCGATTTCCACGACATGAAGGAGTCCGCCAAGGACATCGGCCGGCGCGAGACTCTGGACAGCAGTTACACGCAACTGGCCGGGCTGTCGGGCGATCCCGCCTGGCGGGGCGAGAACTGGGGCGAGCCGGATCGCATCGCCCTGCTTTATGCCATCGGCGGCTGCTCCATGGACACGGGCATTCAGGGAAGAAGGCTCTCCAAGGCAATCCGAAAGGCGCGCGAGAACAAGAGAGTCAAGGCCGTCGTTCTTCGTGCCGACTCGCCAGGCGGAGATCCCCTTCCCAGTGATCTGGTAGCACGCGAACTGAAGCTCACCATGGAGGAGAAGCCGGTCATCATCAGCCAGGGGCAGGTGGCGGCCTCCGGCGGCTACTGGATTTCCATGCACAGCGACCGCATTCTGGCTTCTCCCCTGACGGTCACCGGTTCCATCGGCGTGATTGGCGGGCACTTCTACAACAAGACCCTGGGTGACAAGCTGGGCATGAAGCCCTACACCCTGAAGCGCGGATCACATTCCGATCTTTACTCAGGAATCTCCCTTCCCTTGCTGGGCACGCTTCCCTCGCGCCCTTTCGACGAGAGGGAACTGGAGCGGGTCGAGTACACGATCAAGGATCTCTATCAGGGATTTCTGGAACAGGTCGCTGAAGGCCGCGACATGAGCGTGGAGGAAGTGGCCGAAGTAGCCCAGGGCCGTGTCTGGAGCGGACTTCGTGGCTTGGACAATGGTCTGGTGGATGAACTCGGAGGGCTCTGGGATGCTCTTCGACTGGCCAAGGAGTTGGCCGGCATTGATCCGGACGAAACGGTGGCCATCAGTCAGGGACCTTCGCTCGGCCAGTTCAATTTCGGAAGCCTGACTCCCAGTCTTCTGGGACTTTCTTCGGAAGAAATGGCTCGCCTCCGGAACCCTGCAAGGAATGTCTTTAGTGAGAGGGAACTGGAGTACCTGGAGACGCTTCGGGCAAATGACGGCAAGCCCGTGACGACCATGGCTCCTGCCGTTCTTTTGGACGGTTCCAGCGAGAGCCACGTGTTCTAATAAAAAAGCCCCCCTCCTTATGGGAGGGGGGCCTTGCTTTCAGACCATCCAGCTAGTCGATCAGCACCATCTTTCCTGCAGAACTTCTCTTTCCATCTTCCCGGATCCGCTATACTCAATTTGATTCGTGTTTCCGAAAATCGAAACCAAGGGGCTGCGCCGGGAGATTTGAAGTTTCAATTTCCTTGGAGCTTTGCGTCGAAGGGCGTATTTTCACCCTGAACCGAATCAAGGGAAGTCCATGTTTATTCGCACTCTTGCACTTCTTATTCTCCCGGCCACGCTCTTTGCTGCGCCGCAGATCCGCCTTGAACCTCCTCTTCTTCAGCTTGGAGAAATCGGGCAGCAAGAGGTCTTCGAGAGAGAGGTTCTGGTATTGAACCTGGGGGACGAGACCCTCCGCATTGACGAGGTATCGACTTCCTGCCCCTGCACCTATCCAGAAATGCCGGAACGCGAAATCGCTCCCGGTGGCTCGGCTCTTCTCACCATCACTTTCAGCAGCAAGGACTACCAGGGCGAGATCGACAAGATCGTCGAGATTGCTTCCAATGATCCTGAGCGTTCCCTGATCGAGTTCCCGGTTCGGGCCTTTATCGCGGCACCGATCATGGTAGACCCGGCAGACCGCCATCTCAATTTCGGGAGAGTGAAGAATGGTTCCGCCCCGAGCCTGACTGCCCGATTTGAAGCAGAGGCGTCTCTGGAGATCCGCATTCTTGAATCTCCCGAAGAGTTGCTTCTGGCGAGCGTGAAGCCGGGAAATCAGGCCCTGAATGCCGAACTGGAAGTTCAGCTTCGCCCGGACATTCCCGCAGGAGCTTTTCGCGGGCTGATTCGACTGGAGACCAATGCGGAGAAGATGAAGGAGATCGACATTGAGATCAGCGGCCTTGTGGAGGCCGAGCTTATGGCCGATCCCCTGCGCGTAAACTTCCGCATGGTAAAGCCGGGGCAGACTCTGGAGAAGACCCTGCAGATCAAGAGCAGCGGTCGCAAGTTTCGGGTTCTGTCTGCACAGATCGACCTGCCGGGCCTGGAGGCCGAGCTTCTCTCCGATACCGCTTCGCTCAAGCAGGGGATTCGCATTTACGGGAAGTCATTGGCGAAAGACGATCCGGGAGCAAAGAAGAAGCGGGGGCGGATGCGGGGAGCCTTGAAGATTCATACAGATCACCCCGACCAACCCGAGATCAAGGTCGATGTTCTCTACATGATGAGGATCTGAGATGCAGCGACGGGATATTCGCCAGGTTTTGATACTGTTGGCCGTGACCCTTCTTCTTGCGGCCCTGTCCTGGGTTTTTCGTACGCCGCGCCTGCCGCTTGTCCCCGAACCGGGGCTTTATGCCATGGACATTCGCTTCCCGGTTCTGGATGTAAAAACCTGCCTGCACGCCTTTGAG
The sequence above is drawn from the Candidatus Krumholzibacteriia bacterium genome and encodes:
- the sppA gene encoding signal peptide peptidase SppA, encoding MRFILTLFLVFLLSFPALAELPLVESPGASNSLLAGFVNPAAWAVQGSGGSLFSFCKPQGSENWNLSGVLSSENLVFGYQNHWLDGESLTDYTLGFSFGDRDLAFGFSQTWMGDKSESQNNLGVIKRDRLYSIGLSGNWTGDFENPVYQADLGIRPFGPRLTLFAEASSTEDPDSLTHAFGAEAFVFPGVALAAKRWDDGKISLGLKLSSEKGRLGAVQFMDEDGESTHTAYVMESGRRGSHYRVPEKGSAYPELHLKGGFAYRRYEFFDKGRTFFGTLRQINRYAENPNVKGLVINASGFGTSPEQILELRDQLAGFRAEGKKVIVYVDRASLFGYMFASVADQIWIDPEGGLDLRGLAFTSTYMKETLDKAGVGIQEFRYFRYKSALEILARYEPSEGQTEQSDALLEDLYETAVGLSLEARGVDRETWDRMVEELGDLSPKEALAEGLVDSIGDFHDMKESAKDIGRRETLDSSYTQLAGLSGDPAWRGENWGEPDRIALLYAIGGCSMDTGIQGRRLSKAIRKARENKRVKAVVLRADSPGGDPLPSDLVARELKLTMEEKPVIISQGQVAASGGYWISMHSDRILASPLTVTGSIGVIGGHFYNKTLGDKLGMKPYTLKRGSHSDLYSGISLPLLGTLPSRPFDERELERVEYTIKDLYQGFLEQVAEGRDMSVEEVAEVAQGRVWSGLRGLDNGLVDELGGLWDALRLAKELAGIDPDETVAISQGPSLGQFNFGSLTPSLLGLSSEEMARLRNPARNVFSERELEYLETLRANDGKPVTTMAPAVLLDGSSESHVF
- a CDS encoding DUF1573 domain-containing protein, with protein sequence MFIRTLALLILPATLFAAPQIRLEPPLLQLGEIGQQEVFEREVLVLNLGDETLRIDEVSTSCPCTYPEMPEREIAPGGSALLTITFSSKDYQGEIDKIVEIASNDPERSLIEFPVRAFIAAPIMVDPADRHLNFGRVKNGSAPSLTARFEAEASLEIRILESPEELLLASVKPGNQALNAELEVQLRPDIPAGAFRGLIRLETNAEKMKEIDIEISGLVEAELMADPLRVNFRMVKPGQTLEKTLQIKSSGRKFRVLSAQIDLPGLEAELLSDTASLKQGIRIYGKSLAKDDPGAKKKRGRMRGALKIHTDHPDQPEIKVDVLYMMRI